A window of the Paralichthys olivaceus isolate ysfri-2021 chromosome 5, ASM2471397v2, whole genome shotgun sequence genome harbors these coding sequences:
- the cabp5b gene encoding calcium-binding protein 5b — translation MSVKQACIFFKGATKRTRALTHEEIEELREAFVEFDKDKDGFITCKDLGNLMRTMGYMPTEMELIELSQNINMNLGGRVDFEDFVELMTPKLLAETAGMIGLKELKEAFREFDIDGDGSITSEELRHAMVKLLGEQTSKNEIDAVVREADNNGDGTVDFEEFVKMMSQK, via the exons ATGAGTGTTAAACAAGCCTGCATCTTTTTCAAAGGAGCAACTAAGAGA ACAAGAGCTCTGACCCACGAAGAGATAGAAG AGTTGCGTGAAGCTTTTGTAGAGTTTGACAAAGACAAGGATGGTTTCATAACCTGTAAAGACTTGGGGAACCTGATGAGAACCATGGGTTACATGCCCACTGAAATGGAGCTGATAGAACTGAGCCAGAACATCAACATGAACT TGGGGGGACGGGTGGACTTTGAGGATTTTGTGGAACTGATGACCCCGAAGCTCCTGGCTGAAACTGCAGGGATGATTGGGTTAAAGGAACTAAAAGAGGCCTTCAGAGAG TTTGATATAGATGGGGACGGTAGCATCACGTCTGAGGAGCTGAGACACGCCATGGTGAAGTTGCTAGGCGAACAGACCAGCAAGAATGAAATTGACGCTGTGGTCAGAGAAGCTGACAACAACGGAGATGGAACAGTTGACTTTGAGG AGTTTGTGAAAATGATGTCACAGAAATGA
- the asphd1 gene encoding aspartate beta-hydroxylase domain-containing protein 2, which produces MHWSMNTLPMPLYVELGVHSLSGLLWTLLLLFLWHCYRMGSDLPIPGHTHAGKLKSGSRRSMMSRGGSCAGTKCNARSKLLRSDQITPFIPMETEEDEEQGRGYLTPVLSHALFPAQASTEAKKLYAALQEYAKRYSWVGMGRIHKGLREQVRLNDHSAIQKPHLFFLPDVPSVPFFPRDAHRHDIEVLEASYPVILAEFQTVYQRGVDSKLGWTSLGPKGQAVFPLYSSGVCVAGNCRSCPCTYRTLLSLRTFINSNSLGSAGFWLLGPGATLGSSYGPTNTRLRCHLGLQTPPLCELVVGGEPQCWSEGHCLLVDDSFLHTVSHKGPSDAGPRAILSVDLWHPNVAAAERQALDFMFSPDL; this is translated from the exons ATGCACTGGTCTATGAACACACTACCCATGCCTCTATATGTTGAGCTGGGTGTCCACTCCCTGAGTGGCCTTCTGTGGACTCTCCTGCTCCTGTTTCTGTGGCACTGTTACCGGATGGGCTCCGACCTGCCAATCCCAGGTCACACACATGCCGGAAAGCTCAAGTCAGGCTCAAGGCGGTCCATGATGTCCCGCGGTGGTAGCTGCGCTGGAACAAAGTGCAATGCACGATCCAAGCTGTTGAGAAGTGATCAAATTACTCCCTTCATTCCCAtggaaacagaggaggatgaggagcagggACGGGGCTACCTCACCCCCGTGCTGAGTCACGCCTTGTTCCCGGCTCAAGCATCTACAGAAGCTAAAAAACTTTACGCAGCACTACAAGAGTACGCCAAACGCTACAGTTGGGTGGGCATGGGCCGCATTCACAAGGGCCTCCGTGAACAG GTTCGACTGAATGATCACTCTGCTATACAGAAGCCTCATCTTTTCTTCCTGCCAGATGTCCCAAGTGTTCCTTTCTTCCCACGTGATGCTCATCGACATGACATTGAGGTCTTGGAAGCCAGCTACCCTGTAATCTTAGCTGAATTCCAAACTGTTTACCAGCGGGGCGTTGACTCAAAACTAGGTTGGACCAGTCTTGGTCCAAAG GGCCAGGCAGTGTTTCCCTTGTACAGTTCCGGCGTCTGCGTGGCAGGAAACTGTCGCTCTTGTCCCTGCACATACCGCACACTTCTCTCTCTACGAACATTCATAAACAGCAACTCATTGGGATCTGCTGGATTTTGGCTGCTGGGACCCGGGGCTACGCTGGGGAGTTCATACGGACCCACCAATACACGTCTCCGCTGTCACCTGG GTCTGCAGACTCCCCCTCTGTGTGAGCTGGTGGTAGGAGGGGAGCCGCAGTGCTGGTCCGAGGGGCACTGCCTCCTGGTCGATGACTCGTTTCTTCACACTGTCTCCCACAAGG GGCCCTCAGATGCCGGACCGCGCGCCATTTTGAGCGTGGACCTCTGGCATCCAAATGTGGCTGCAGCCGAGAGACAAGCTTTGGACTTCATGTTCAGCCCCGACCTCTGA